The following proteins are encoded in a genomic region of Sulfurospirillum arsenophilum NBRC 109478:
- the pyrH gene encoding UMP kinase, whose product MEKRKRVLVKFSGEALAGDNGFGIDTSILKFIADEIKSLVIHNIEVGIVIGGGNIIRGVSAAKDGIIKRTSGDYMGMLSTVINSIAMQEALEHTGMEVRVQSAIKMEAICETFIVRRAQRHFEKGRIVIFAAGTGNPFFTTDTAATLRAIEIGADMIIKATKVDGVYDKDPKKFPDAVKLRELTYDRAMDDNIKVMDDTSIALAKDNNLPIVICNMFAKGNLQKIIEGNLESCSIVRNK is encoded by the coding sequence ATGGAGAAGAGAAAAAGGGTTTTAGTTAAGTTCTCTGGTGAAGCGCTTGCTGGTGATAATGGGTTTGGTATTGACACTTCTATTTTAAAATTTATTGCGGATGAAATTAAATCATTGGTAATTCATAATATTGAAGTGGGTATCGTCATCGGCGGAGGCAATATTATTCGTGGTGTGAGTGCGGCAAAAGACGGTATTATCAAGCGGACTAGTGGCGATTATATGGGAATGCTATCAACCGTGATTAATAGCATTGCAATGCAAGAAGCGCTTGAACACACAGGAATGGAAGTACGCGTTCAAAGTGCGATTAAAATGGAAGCTATTTGCGAGACATTTATTGTAAGACGTGCGCAACGTCATTTTGAAAAAGGACGAATTGTTATTTTTGCCGCAGGCACAGGTAACCCTTTCTTTACAACCGACACAGCTGCAACACTTCGTGCTATCGAAATTGGCGCGGATATGATTATTAAAGCGACCAAAGTGGATGGCGTGTATGACAAAGATCCTAAAAAATTCCCTGATGCCGTGAAGCTCCGAGAATTGACGTATGATAGAGCCATGGATGACAATATCAAAGTCATGGACGATACCTCTATCGCTCTTGCAAAAGATAACAATTTACCAATCGTTATTTGCAATATGTTTGCAAAAGGGAATCTACAGAAAATTATTGAAGGCAACTTAGAGAGTTGCTCTATTGTTAGAAATAAATAA
- a CDS encoding DNA-directed RNA polymerase subunit omega: MERTEEITARALSLVGQDRYKLVMMVSKRADQLSNGAEPLIKADKNKQKFTDIALLEIAEGKIRLESITDL; this comes from the coding sequence ATGGAAAGAACAGAAGAAATTACAGCAAGAGCTTTGTCTCTTGTCGGACAAGATCGTTATAAATTGGTTATGATGGTTTCAAAAAGAGCAGATCAATTATCAAACGGTGCAGAGCCATTGATTAAAGCGGATAAAAACAAACAAAAGTTTACAGACATCGCTCTTCTTGAAATTGCTGAAGGCAAAATTAGATTAGAATCTATTACTGATTTATAG
- a CDS encoding RelA/SpoT family protein → MEELVEIVKECKRSDKAVELLYKYIKPTPNIEKAVAFTIAKHQGQYRKSGEEYVIHPILVCVFVGYLGGDESMIVAGLLHDVVEDTSCSTEEIKAMFGEEVGHLVDGLTKIVEIRDVELIPSSSNDKLVASALTFRKMLIASIRDVRVLVVKLCDRLHNMLTLAALDPIKQRRIAEETLVVYAPIAHRLGISSIKNLLEDFSFYYVMPNEYNKIDGYITEHGQQLQLRLNHFISKIKNHMLKEGFIESDFTIQKRVKHYYSIYLKMQRKGVTIEEVLDLLAIRIIVRTPIDCYKALGIVHQHFKPLTSRFKDYIAIPKENGYQTIHTTVFDDKSIVESQIRTYDMNKTAEYGVAAHWKYKSGGLNPKLDWLNELNNQNEEIENIEDFYAIAKDNLYSEDIAVFSPKGDIFTLPRGATVLDFAYEVHTEVGTYADEAYVNKQKVPLLSELKNGDIVRIVTSKEPKYRCSWINSVKTGKAKSTIQSNCRQKIKEVNHKVAIKILAHVFGVAENKIEAWVEQEHAMKKIFRIATDSIYLQDVSNTLKLYAMQDTLLFPLLKKDRYHIKKQKFENIVIYSNHHISNVYFDYCCHPKRGDDIVGFKKGNDVFVHHKLCERAATLMEEYEPMVFVKWTKEAPDRYKLIVSLENKKGSLAAFLAYLAKMQINLVTIELGKAEDEGHADYFEMILELPDKNVSAVRENLKGKYRVIEFVSVNDAYK, encoded by the coding sequence TTGGAAGAGTTAGTCGAAATTGTTAAAGAGTGTAAGCGCTCTGATAAAGCGGTCGAACTCTTATACAAATATATCAAGCCAACACCAAATATTGAAAAAGCAGTTGCCTTTACGATAGCCAAACATCAAGGGCAGTATCGTAAAAGCGGTGAAGAGTACGTTATTCATCCTATTTTAGTGTGCGTTTTTGTAGGCTACTTGGGTGGTGATGAATCGATGATCGTCGCTGGCTTATTACACGACGTTGTTGAAGATACTTCGTGTTCAACCGAAGAAATTAAAGCAATGTTTGGTGAAGAAGTAGGGCATCTGGTCGATGGTTTGACAAAGATCGTTGAGATACGTGATGTTGAGCTTATTCCTTCCTCTTCCAATGACAAACTGGTAGCTTCGGCTCTGACTTTCCGCAAAATGCTCATTGCCTCTATTCGCGATGTACGTGTTTTAGTGGTTAAGTTGTGTGATCGTCTCCACAACATGCTTACTCTTGCCGCACTTGATCCTATCAAACAGCGCCGTATTGCAGAAGAGACCTTAGTGGTTTATGCTCCTATCGCGCACCGTTTGGGTATCTCATCTATTAAAAATCTTTTAGAAGATTTTAGTTTTTACTATGTCATGCCTAATGAGTACAATAAAATCGATGGTTACATCACAGAACATGGTCAACAACTCCAACTGCGCCTCAACCATTTTATTTCTAAAATTAAAAATCATATGCTCAAAGAGGGTTTTATTGAGAGCGATTTTACGATCCAAAAGCGCGTTAAACACTACTATTCCATTTATCTTAAAATGCAACGTAAAGGCGTTACCATTGAAGAGGTTTTGGATCTTTTAGCGATTCGTATTATTGTACGAACACCTATTGATTGTTACAAAGCACTTGGCATTGTCCATCAACATTTTAAGCCCCTTACGTCTCGTTTTAAAGATTATATCGCTATTCCTAAAGAGAATGGCTACCAGACCATTCATACCACTGTTTTTGATGATAAATCGATTGTTGAGTCACAAATCAGAACGTATGATATGAATAAAACCGCTGAGTACGGCGTTGCTGCGCATTGGAAATATAAATCAGGCGGACTTAATCCTAAATTGGATTGGCTGAATGAGCTTAATAACCAAAATGAAGAGATCGAAAATATTGAAGATTTTTACGCCATTGCCAAAGACAATCTCTACAGTGAAGATATCGCGGTATTCTCGCCAAAAGGTGACATCTTTACACTTCCTCGTGGTGCAACGGTTTTAGATTTTGCGTATGAAGTGCATACCGAGGTTGGAACCTATGCGGATGAAGCATACGTTAACAAGCAAAAAGTCCCTCTTTTAAGTGAGCTTAAAAATGGTGATATTGTACGCATTGTGACTTCCAAAGAGCCAAAGTATCGTTGCAGTTGGATCAATAGCGTTAAAACAGGAAAAGCAAAAAGTACTATCCAGTCGAATTGTCGTCAAAAAATCAAAGAGGTTAACCACAAAGTTGCCATTAAAATTCTTGCTCATGTTTTTGGTGTTGCCGAAAATAAGATAGAAGCGTGGGTTGAACAAGAACATGCAATGAAGAAGATTTTTAGGATAGCCACCGATTCCATCTACTTACAAGATGTTTCCAATACGTTAAAACTCTATGCCATGCAAGATACATTGCTTTTCCCATTGCTCAAAAAAGATCGTTATCACATTAAAAAACAGAAGTTTGAAAACATCGTTATCTATTCCAATCATCATATTTCTAACGTCTATTTTGACTATTGTTGTCATCCTAAACGAGGTGATGATATCGTCGGATTTAAAAAAGGGAATGATGTCTTTGTTCATCATAAATTGTGTGAACGTGCGGCTACATTAATGGAAGAGTATGAGCCAATGGTCTTTGTAAAATGGACTAAAGAAGCGCCAGATCGTTACAAGTTGATTGTTAGTCTTGAGAATAAGAAGGGTTCTTTAGCGGCATTTTTAGCTTATTTGGCTAAAATGCAGATCAATCTGGTCACCATAGAGCTTGGAAAAGCCGAAGATGAGGGCCATGCAGACTATTTTGAGATGATTTTAGAATTGCCTGATAAAAATGTCAGTGCTGTACGTGAAAACCTCAAAGGAAAATATCGCGTGATCGAATTTGTTTCGGTCAATGATGCTTATAAATAA
- the tyrS gene encoding tyrosine--tRNA ligase — protein MRIQNALQEIKRGISEIIDEERIVTLLKNYFEKGETFLVKAGFDPTAPDLHLGHTVLLQKMALLQKFGAVVQFLIGDFTGMIGDPTGKNETRKKLTREVVLANAQSYKEQVFKILDPEKTVVMFNSEWLSSLGASGLIELTTTFSVARMLEREDFEKRYKSQMPISISEFLYPLLQGYDSVAMKSDIEMGGTDQKFNLLMGRHMQRTYNIGKEQAVVMMPLLEGLDGVNKMSKSLGNYIGVTDVPSEMFGKMLSISDELMWRYYELLSTKSLEEIALLKKDVEAGIVHPKHAKEMIALEIIERYHSKVEALEAKAEFDRVHSQNEIPTDIETSTCNESPIWIAKALVDCGLEASTSQARRDIKQGAVKLDQEKVDDDQLQLECGEYILQVGKRKFVKLKVQ, from the coding sequence ATGCGGATTCAAAATGCGCTTCAAGAGATCAAAAGAGGCATTAGTGAGATTATTGATGAAGAGCGTATTGTTACATTACTCAAAAATTATTTTGAAAAAGGTGAAACATTTTTAGTCAAAGCAGGGTTTGATCCAACGGCTCCGGATCTTCACTTGGGCCATACGGTTTTACTTCAAAAAATGGCACTGCTTCAAAAATTTGGCGCAGTCGTACAATTTTTAATTGGTGATTTTACAGGCATGATCGGTGATCCAACCGGTAAAAATGAGACACGTAAAAAACTCACTCGCGAAGTTGTTTTAGCTAATGCGCAAAGTTATAAAGAACAAGTTTTTAAAATTTTAGATCCTGAAAAAACAGTGGTTATGTTTAACTCGGAATGGTTAAGTTCACTGGGTGCAAGTGGCTTAATTGAACTTACAACGACATTTAGTGTTGCTCGTATGCTAGAGCGTGAAGATTTTGAGAAACGTTATAAGTCTCAAATGCCTATTTCTATCAGTGAGTTTTTATACCCACTGCTTCAAGGCTATGACAGTGTTGCGATGAAAAGTGACATCGAAATGGGCGGAACCGATCAGAAGTTTAATCTTTTGATGGGACGTCATATGCAACGTACCTATAACATTGGTAAAGAGCAAGCGGTTGTTATGATGCCTCTGCTTGAAGGGTTAGATGGCGTTAATAAAATGAGCAAATCTTTGGGTAATTACATTGGTGTAACAGACGTCCCAAGCGAAATGTTTGGCAAGATGCTCAGTATCAGTGATGAATTGATGTGGCGCTATTATGAACTGCTAAGTACCAAAAGTTTAGAAGAGATCGCACTCCTTAAAAAAGATGTTGAAGCAGGTATTGTGCATCCAAAACATGCCAAAGAAATGATCGCTTTAGAGATAATAGAACGTTACCATAGTAAAGTAGAAGCCTTAGAAGCAAAGGCAGAATTTGATCGAGTACATTCTCAAAATGAGATTCCAACAGACATTGAAACGTCTACATGTAATGAATCGCCGATCTGGATTGCTAAAGCTTTGGTCGATTGTGGATTAGAAGCTTCAACGTCTCAAGCAAGACGCGACATCAAACAAGGTGCCGTAAAACTTGACCAAGAAAAAGTAGATGATGACCAGCTACAACTTGAATGTGGAGAGTATATCCTGCAAGTCGGTAAGCGTAAATTTGTTAAGTTAAAGGTGCAATAA